The segment TCATGTTCAGCGTCCCAATCTTTTTGGGCGTTTTCTTGAGTCTTTTTCTCTACTTCTTGTGCTTTCTTCACTTCTTCTTCTACTTCATCTAGGTCAAGACGAGTCACACCGCCGCCTAATTCATTGATGATCACTTGATTGATAGGACGATTGTCTTCTTCATCGGCGATCAGGATCAATCCGGTTTGCCCTTCACCGATTTGAGTGATCAGATATTCAAAAACATTTTGCGCATCTTTGATTTCTTTCGCATCTTGCGTAGCGCCGATCATACTGCCGCCAAACCATCCCAAAAGGATTCCCAGCGGTCCGCCTAATATACCTACAAGCATCCCGATCAGTCCGCCTCTGGAAGTTTTATTGCTGCCGGTAAAATCTAGAAAATCATCGATCTTGAAGTTATGATCACCATCAGCCGAGTGTGTGACTACCGCCATCTGTTCCCCTTTGATTTCCCCTCGCATAGCTATTTTTTTGATCTCAGAAAAAGCTTGATATGCTTGAGATTCTACCTCGAAATTCATTACGATTACTCGTTTTGTCATAATATCTTCTCCTTACTGTTTTCTTTCATTTTACCAATAATACGCAAGAATAGAAAAAGAAATCACTTAAAAAGACCGCTATTGACGAAAATACGTCAATAGCGGTCTTTATGCTTTCTGCTGAAAATCAAGCAGAAAAAAGCAGTTCATCTGTTATTCAACAAATTCAAATTCAAAATTACCGATACGAATGATGTCGCCATCTTTCGCACCGCGAGCTCGCAACGCTTCATCTACGCCTAAACCGCGCAGCTGACGTGCAAAACGCATCACTGTTTCATCATGATCGAAATTGGTCATTTGGAATAGTTTCTCGATTTTCGCACCAGAAAGTACCCAAGACGCATCAGGTTCGCGAGAAATCTCAAATTCCGGCGCATCAGCCGTAAAGCCGTAATGTACCGCATCTTCTTCCATTTCATCTTCGTATAATGGGAATTCAGGAGTGACTTCCAAAAGATCCGCTGTCGCATTTAATAATGCATCGATCCCTTTGCGTGTTACGCTGGAAATCGGGAAGATCGGCAGATCATCGGCATACTCATCTGTCTTCTCTTTGGCGATCTGCTCTTTGAATTTTTGCAGGTTTTCTTCTGAATCCGGCATATCCATTTTATTGGCAACAATAATTTGCGGGCGTTCCATCAAGCGCAGGTTATGGGAAGCCAATTCTTTATTGATCGCCAGATAATCCTCGTAAGGATCGCGACCTTCGATACCGCTCATATCGATCACATGCAAAATGACCCGTGTGCGTTCGATGTGACGTAAAAATTGCGTGCCCAGACCGACACCTTGCGAAGCACCTTCGATCAAACCAGGCAGGTCAGCCACTGCATAACTGCGTCCATCTGATGTCGTGACCATTCCCAGATTAGGAACCAATGTAGTAAAATGGTATGCTCCGATTTTAGGACGAGCAGAAGAAATCACTGATAAAAGTGTAGATTTTCCAACTGATGGGAATCCCACTAAACCAACATCTGCCAAAACTTTCAATTCTAATTCGATTTTTCTTTCTTGTCCCGGTTCACCATTTTCGGCCAATTCCGGTGCAGGATTTTTAGGAGATGCAAAACGGGTATTTCCGCGACCGCCGCGACCGCCTTTTGCTACTACTAATGTTTGACCATCAGTGATCAAATCTCCTAATAACGCGCCTGTATCTGCGTCACGAACGGTTGTGCCAGGCGGAACTTTGACAACTGTATCTTCCGCCCCTCGTCCGTGCATCCCCTTACTCATGCCATTTTCACCAGGCTGTGCCTTAAAATGGCGGTTATAACGAAAATCCATCAGCGTGCGCAGACCTTCATCAACAACTAAAATGACATCGCCGCCTTGTCCGCCGTCACCGCCAGCCGGTCCACCGTCCGGCACATATTTTTCTCTTCGAAAAGCAACCATCCCATCGCCGCCTTTACCAGCTTTTACGTCAATGGTTACTTGGTCTAAAAACATGGACATTTCTTGCCCTCCTTACTTCAATTCCTATTTGATTATAACGGAAATCATCCGTCATCGTCTACAAACTATCATTTATCTCTACGACTATCTACGACGCTTCAATGTAACATAAAATAAAGAAAATGGCTAGTTTATTTACTGAAAAATAAAAAACTGCAAGTTAAGCGTTTTGAGAGCAAACTAGTCTTAAACAGTCATTTTTGAGGACTAACAGATATCTCTGACTTGACCGTAAGAATAGTGCCTTCTACTACTTATCATGCAGCTTTGTTTTTATTAATAATCAGCCATCGATCCGATAGATCCGATGTTCTGTCTCGGATTTAGTGACTACGTAAAAGCCCCGTTCCTCTGACCATTCTACATAAACGATGTCTTTCAAGTTGGTATGGCCTTCTTCTTTTAATTTTTCCCTCAACCAGCTTTCTTTTAATCCGTGTGTCTGAAGAACTTTTTTCTGGATATTGCCTTGATCCACCAGCAAGATCGTCATTACTTTGTTATCTTCTGATTCTTTAAGCACGCTGATTTGTCCAGCATTTTCCAACACGACATGTTTTGCGTTTTCCAGTGAGAAGCACTCTGCTTGTCTGAGCATCTCTCTTAATTGTTCCATTTCAATGTGGTTCTTAGAGATTTCTTTCAGATTCAAGACACCGTTTTTAACAAGTACCGCAGCCTCGCCTTTGATCCAGCGGTTGATTCTTTCATTTTTTTGGACTACTTGTTCGATGATATAAATCATCACTGCCCATAAAGCTAAAGCCAAGAGTAAGTGACCGATGTTTACTTTGTCATCGTACAATGATTCTTCTAATATCCCGCCTAATACCAATGTGTAGATCAAATCAAAAGGCGTGATTTCCGATAAAGATTTTTTCCCTATCAAACGAACTACCAATAATAATCCCAATAAGCCAACAACCAGTTTAAGTGCGATCATCCCAAACACTTGAATCCCTCCTCTCCTCCTTACATTTACTATACCATTTATCTAAACGGAGTCTAAGAAAGTTGTTTGTGTAAAGGGCGGGAAGTAAAACAGAATCACCCGAATAAAGTTTCAATTTTTTCGATTAAAAAAACGAAATCTTTGACAAAAAAACGAGTTAGCTTCATTATATTAATATAGTAAAGCCTTTTCAAAAAAGGTTTTATAAAAATTGTTTTAGGGAGGAAGTTTTATGACAGTCAAGGTTGGTATTAATGGTTTTGGACGTATCGGACGTTTGGCGTTCCGTCGAATCAAAGAAGTTTCTGATGATATCGAAGTGGTAGCGATCAATGATCTGACAAGTCCAGTGATGTTGGCACAATTGTTGCAATTCGACTCTACTCACGGTACTTATCCAGGTACAGTGACAGCTACGGATAATTCAATCATCGTTGATGGCGAAGAAACGCGTGTTTACGCTGAGCCTGATGCAAGTAAGATCCCATGGGCAAAAGAAAACGGCGTAGATATCGTTTTAGAGTGTACTGGTTTTTATACTTCAAAAGAAAAAGCTCAAGCCCACTTAGATGCTGGCGTAAAACGCGTCGTGATCTCTGCTCCTGCCGGACAAATGAAAACGATCGTTTACAATGTCAACGACGACACATTGACAGCTGATGATCAAATCATTTCCGCTGGTTCTTGTACGACAAACTGCCTAGCACCAATGGCTTACTTTTTGAATAAAGAATTTGGTATCGAAGTTGGAACGATGACAACGATCCATGCGTATACTTCAACACAAATGCTGTTAGACGGACCAGTTCGCGGCGGCAATCTTCGTGCGGCTCGTTCTGCAGCAGATAACACGATTCCTCACTCCACCGGTGCAGCAAAAGCGATCGGATTGGTTATCCCTGAATTAAACGGAAAACTACAAGGACACGCACAACGCGTACCAGTTGTAGATGGTTCATTGACTGAACTTGTTTCTATTCTGAAGAAAAAAGTTACTGCTGATGAAGTCAATGAAGCAATGAAAAAATATACAGTCGATAATCCTTCTTTCGGTTACGATGATCGTCAAATCGTTTCCTCAGACGTGATCGGTACAACGGCTGGTTCAATCTATGACCCAACTCAAACCGAAGTAACCGCAGCCGGCGACTTCCAATTAGTAAAAACAGTCGCTTGGTATGATAACGAATACGGCTTTACTTGCCAAATGATTCGTTTGTTAGAAAAATTCGCAAACTTATAATCTGAACTCCGTAAAAAAAACAGGCATCTGCTCGTCTTAATGACGTTGCAGGTGCCTGCTTTTTAATGTATCTGATTTTAAAAGTAAATCTTTCAACGATCCTGATCAATATTTCTCTAAAAAGCTTTGGACTTTTTCTTTATACGCAGATGGATCGACAGAAAATGATTTCGCATGCTCGGCTCCATGTACTACCCATTTTTCTTTAGGTGCATCCGTTGCTTGGTAAACTTGTGCCAGCATCGAAGTCGGCACAAAGGTATCTTTGTCGCCGTGGATAAACAGCATTGGTACTTTATTTTTCTTTAACTGCTTGAGGACGTCGGCATCTTCAAAAAAGTAACCGGCACGCAGCTTGGTAATAAGACTGGTAACTTCCATCAGTGGAAAGTCCGGCAGATCGAACAGTTCATTGTATTGATAAGTCAATTCAGCTTTTGCAGAACTATAACCGCAATCTTCTACGATGGATACGACATTTTTCGGTAATTTTTCGCCGCTGGTCATCATAACAGTTGCGGCTCCCATGCTGACACCGAATAATGTGATCTCTTCATTATTGCCGTTCTTTTTAAGGACCTCATTGATCCATCCGACATAATCTTTTCGCTCCGGCCAGCCAAAACCGATATAGTCGCCTTCGCTTTTACCATGTCCTCGCGCGTCAGGGATCAGAACATTATAGCCCATATCGTGATACATTTTGGCATAATCTTTCATTTCTTCAGCCTCTCCCATGTATCCGTGAGCTAAAATCGCCGTTTTATTCTGGTCTTTTTCCGCTGGCAGATAGATAGCCCGCAACTTCAAATCGTCCGAGGAAACTTGATACCAATTCTCCCGCGTTTTCCCATCAAACCATGGATCTTTCTTTTCCGCCGCCTCTGCTTTGGGACTCAAAAAGTCTTTTTCTGAAGGGACGACTGCATAGTTATAGAAATAATTACCGGCAAAGCCCAATCCAATGATCAAAAGAACGATGACAATGCCAATGATTTTATAAATTCGTTTCACGTTTGCCTCCACCAATCAATTGTTGTTAAAAACAGTTTTCAGTATAAAGAAAACTTCAGGCTTATGCAAGTCGATGTTCAATCACAAAATGTTTCTTGTATCTCACGATGATCCGCAAAGATCATCGCAAAATCAGATTCGGTATTTCGAGCACGCGAAAGCGGCAGTTCTTGGATCTCCGCTTCAGAAAAAAAGCCCGCCGCGGATGTTTCAATGGTTTCGAACTCTTTGGGAATCTGGTGCTCTTGCGGCTGGCAGAGAATGAAAAACTTGTAGACATAAGTCAAACTTGCGGGATAATCGTGCTTGCTTTTATCTTTGACTGCCAATAAGCGTTGAGCACAACAGTGGATGTTGGCTTCTTCCAGCACTTCTTTTTCAGCGATTTCAAAAGGTGAATAGCCAATATCCGCCCAACCGCCAGGCAGTGCCCATGTCCCATCGCTTTTTTCTTTCACTAATAATAAGCGGTCTTCAGAAAAAATGACAGCTCGGATATCGACTTTTGGCGTGGCGTAGCCTTCATCGGTTTCCATATAATATCGAATCTTCTCAGCAGGAAGATCTGTCAACGACTGGGTCAATTCAGTTGTGACTTGTAAAATCTGCGTGTATCGCTCTGAATCAAACACGTCTTTTCCATAGGTCAAACCGGTTTGCGCGATGCCTTGTAATTTACTCAACAGCAAAGCGATTTTTTTCTCATCCATCTTCTCACCTCTTCACTATACAAATTAACACATAAAACCTGTCAAAGTATCTTACAAAGTAAAGATAAGAGAAAGCGGCCGCTGCAAAACAAAAATGTTTTGCGGCAGCCGCTTGGTCTTTTAATTCAAGGATCATTCCAATGATTATTTATTTTCCACTAATTTAAAGTTGGACCAAGGTTTAATGAAGTCCAATAAAAACAGTTCGTCATCAGAGATTCGGCCCACAACGTTTACACGACCGTCGTTTTTCATATCTTTCAAAGCGATCTGTGTTTCCCCTTTGTATTGACCGTATTCCACATTATCGATCAAAACATCGCCATGAGTCATATCTTTAGTATTATGAGGAGGAAATTCCTTATCTTTGTAATAAACACGAGTCATAGTAGAACGCAGGATATATTCAGAACGATCCCCACGATAGCTATGCAGATTGTCGAATAGACAAACTCGTTCATTTTCGGTAATATCATCTGCCACATCCACTTTCAAAGTTGGATAAGGAGCGTTGAATGCTTCAGCCATTGCTTTCATTTCTGCTTCAGAAGCATATGCGTTACCGATGGTGATATCATCGATCAGACCAGTTAATACTAAATGTTTCACTTGCGTCGCGATCTCTAAATCACGGTGATCTTCTAATGAACATAATCCGTCTTGTGTCGGCCATGGTCCAAATGTGGCATCATGAGAGTTCACAAAAGCCATTGTATTGATATTATATTTCCGGAATTTTTTCGAACAATAAACAAAGTGATCATAACTTAATCCAGAATAACGATGAGGATAGAAATTATGTGATCCTAGTAATTGATTCGTGTTTGGTGAGTAGCTCATGATATTATCTAAATAATTCGTTCCGCTGCTCATATTGATCTCGATCTTGATTCCATACGGATTACGAGTCATTCGCGCTTCTTCCGCACCTGTAAACCCTACGTCCAGACGAACACCGTCTGCTCCCATGTCTTTAAAGAAAGACAGATCATCGTAAGAAATATCTAACTGATCGAATAACGCTGGATTGATGTCTACCATCACTTCCATATCCAACTGGTTCGCATAGTCGACAACTTTTTTGAATTCAGCTAATACTTTTTCTTTGTCGTCTTTGATTTGTAAAAGGCTGGTAAATACCCGTTTAAAGCCATATTTATGCGCCAAATCCAAATATGCTTTATCCTTTTCAAATGTTGAACGTTCTGGATAAATCGAAATACCTAATTTTCCCATTGTGAATCCTCCTAGTAACAACTATTTGTGAATGCACTTACATTATAACACTCCCAAAAAATTTGGTCTACACCTCTTCTCTTCATTCCTAGAATTTTTAGAAACACTAGCCAGTGTTTTAGTTATTTGATATGCTTAGTGAGAATACAAATGGAAAGGAACATGATATGAAAACAAAACAATGGCTCACTATCGGATCGATTGCGGCAGCTTTACTTTTAAGCGCTTGCGGCAACACTGCTACAAATTCATCAGAAAGCTCCACAACAGAACAAACTACCTCTTCTTCAGTAGACTTTAGTTCTTTAAAGTTGCCTCAATTGAATAACGAGGCAGCTGAAAATGAAGATCTGATCGAAATGGAAACAACAGCCGGCTCCATGAAAATCAAATTATTCCCTGATTTGGCGCCAAAAGCTGTCGAAAATTTTATCACACACGCGAAAGAAGGCTATTATGACGGTCTGACATTCCACCGTACTGTTGAAGATTTCATGATCCAAGGGGGCGATCCTAAAGGTGATGGAACTGGCGGCGAAAGCATCTGGGGCGAAGGATTCGGCACAGAGATCTCTGATGAGCTGTATCATATTCGCGGTGCTCTTTCGATGGCGCAATCCAGCCAGCCTAATAGTATCGGCAGCCAATTTTTCATCGTACAAAACCATGATGACATGTCAAAAGGATTGGCAAAACAATTTACACCGGAAAAAATCATCGAAGCCTATAAAAAAGGCGGCGCGCCAAGCCTTGATGGCCAGTATACTGTCTTTGGGCAAGTAGTGGAAGGATTAGACATCGTTGATAAGATCGCTGAAGCTGAAACTACCGGAGAAGCCAACAGTATGGGTGAAGATTCGACACCAAAAGATCCTGTCAAGATCAAATCTATCAAGATCCTGCAAGAAGCAAAATAAGCAGACGATCATAAATGAACTGATTAAAAAAAGCTTCGAATGACTATTTGATCATTCGGAGCTTTTTCTTTATTAGCGAATATTTTCTGTTTTTTAATCTTTTATCGTTGGTCGCCTACGATGAAAGTAAATTCGCATTCCGCGGCTTTTTCTCCTTCAACGGTCGCTACTGCATTGGCAGTCCCCACGTTTCCTTTGATCTTAGTGATCTCAAACATCAATTTCATCACGTCACCAGGAGTAACTTTGCGGCGGAATTTTGCTTTATTGATACCGCCGATATACGCTGTGCGTCCTAAAAATTCTTCTGATTTCAAAATCAAGATCGATCCGGCTTGCGCCAAAGTTTCAAGGATCAGCGCGCCTGGCATCACAGGATTTCCCGGAAAATGTCCTTGGAAAAAGTCCTCGTTCATCGTCACATTTTTCGTAGCAATGATTTTTTTACCTGGTTCTAACGCATCAACATAATCAATATAAAAAATCGGGTAGCGATTCGGGATCAATTCCATTACTTCAACTTCTGATAAATACTTTTCCATAAGCTCTCTCCTTTGAGAATTCTTTATATTTACTTTGATAATCAAAATAACATAAACATTTAATTCTTGCAAATTATGAATCAATTAGAAAAAATTAGTTTGACAATCAAAACATTTTAGCTAATAATAAAGCAAGGTTGAAAAAAGATGACCTTTTTACTGAAATTATTCATTTTCAAGGAGTGTAAACATGAGCTTTTTAAGTGGAAAAAAAATAGTTGTAATGGGCGTTGCCAACAAACGCAGTATCGCATGGGGCTGTGCTCAAGCTTTACGCCAACAAGGTGCCGAAGTCATCTATACGTATCAAAATGAGCGAATGAAAAAATCTTTAGAAAAACTGTTGGAGGAAAACGAATTTACTGTCGAATGCGATGTTGCCAGCGATGAAAGTATCCAACAAGCCTTTGAAACGATCAAAGACTACGCGGGTGAGATCCATGGTATCGTCCACGCTATCGCTTATGCGAATAAAGATGATCTTTCAGGGGATGTAACAGCAATCACACGCGAAGGATACCAATTAGCGCAAGATATCAGTGCTTATTCTTTGATCGCGGTCACTCGCTACGCACAACCGATCTTAGCGGAAAACAGCGGCATCGTGACGATGTCTTATTTAGGCGCCCAACGAGCTGTTCCTAATTATAATATGATGGGTATCGCGAAAGCTGCATTAGAAGCAGAAGTGCGCTATCTGGCAGCAGAGCTTTCTCCAAAGAATATCCGTGTGAACGCCATCTCAGCCGGTGCCATCAAGACATTGGCAGTTACTGGTGTCAAAGACTACCAAAAATTGATCCAACTTTCTGAAGACCGTACTCCTGACCATGTGGGTGTAACCATCGAAGAAGTCGGCAATTCATGTGCCTTTTTGGTGAGTCCTCTTTCCAGCGGGATCATCGGTGAAGTGATCTACGTCGATAAAGGCGTCCACCTTTCATAATTATTTTCATTAAAAAAATCGGCTGCAGTTTGCTTCTCATTAGATTCACATCTAGTGAGAAAAGCAAATTGCAGTCGGTTTTTGTTTTTATTCAATAAATCAGACTTTTCTGTAACGTTTCAGTCCAGTTATGTTCAAAAGCGTGAAAAATAGTATAAATAGGACTAACACTGCCAAATCTTGCCAGATAGCCGCTATTCCCTGCCCTTTTATCATGATATTGGTCATCGCTCTTCCCGCATAACTCAATGGAAAAATAAAGGCAATATTTTTTATCCAGTCGTTCATGGTATCAAGCGGGATCAATCCAGAGAAAAACAATTGCGGGATAACAACCACTGGAATGAATTGAACCATTTGAAACTCTGAATTTGCAAATGTCGAAACAAAGATCCCCATTGCTAGTGCCGTCAGTGTGATTAAACTATTAGTCAAAAGTACCAGCCACAAATCGCCTACGATCTGCAGATCCAAAACATAGATCGCATAAAAAACGATAAGCAATGTTTGGACAATGGCAAAAATACCATAACCCACCATATACCCAAAAACGATCTCGCTTCTCTTAACAGGGGTCGCCAACAGCCTCTCCAATGTGCCGCTTGTGCGTTCTCTTAATAAAGCGATCCCGGAAACCAGAAAGACGAAAAAGAAAACAAAAAAGCCGATCAGAATAGGCGAGATCTTATCAAAGAAAGTACTGTCTTTATCTCCGTAAACATAGGTGTTTTTTATCGTAAAACTCGGAATAGTCGATGAAGCGTGGTTCTGTTGAGCGTTTTTTTGTATTTCCGCGCTCATTTCCTTTAATCTGTCAGCTGTCAAGCTTTGCTGGATCAATGATTTTATTTGTGCTGTGGTACTAGGATCTTCATTTTCATAGGTTACTTTCAATTCTGAATCATTTCTCGTTATATAGGCATCCAAATCATCTGCTTTGATCATTTCTTTGGCGGATTCCTGATTGTTGTATTTCTTTGTTTTAATATCAGAAGGAAAATTTTCTACTAGGCTGGTTGGGACTGTTTCATCGATCCCGATTTTCACATGGATGTCAGAATTTGTATCGAATACCACATTCATCAATGTCAAAATAAAGACTGGAGCGATCAGCATCAACGCCAACGTTCTTTTATCCCGCACTAATTCTTTTATCACTCGTATGACGATTGCTTTAAACCGGATCATTTGGAAGACACCTCTGCTTTCAAGAATACTTCTTCGATCGATTGGGCGGAAAATTTATCCTTCAATTCTTCTGGAGTACCAAAAGCAAATAACCTTCCATCAACGATCAATCCTACCTGATCACATTTTTCTGCTTCATCCATTACATGCGTGGTAACTATGATCCCTTTATTTTCCCTCGCCAAAGAGCGCAGCTGATCCCAAATATCAACACGCAGCTTGGGATCGATACCGACTGTCGGCTCGTCCAGAATAAGCAGATCCGGATCAGCTAAAAGTGTGATGGCTAGCGACAATCTTCGCTTCATGCCGCCCGAGAAAGTTTTTACCGGCTGGTCCAATACATCAAGAAGATCCACCAATTTCATATTTTTTTCAACGGCTTTTTCTAAATCATCCCCTGTAAGTCCCATAAGATTGCCGAAAAAAATCAAGTTTTCTTTTGCTGTCAGTTCGTTATATAAAGCATCGCTTTGTCCCATATATCCGATTTGTTTTAAAACTTTACGATTAGGCATTTTTTTATGAAAAACGGCTGTCTCTCCTCTATCCAGCTTCTCCATTCCCATCAGACACTTGATCGTGGTGGACTTCCCTGCACCGCTGGGACCAATCAATCCTACGATCCCACCGGAATGAATCTCTAAATTGATATCTTTTAAGACCTCATGTTTAGCAAAGGATTTATATGCGTGAGAAAGACTGGCAATAACGCTATCCTCTTTCATTTTCCTTCCTCCTATCTTCCTGAAAAATAATGGACATACTGTACATTATTTTGTACTCTATGAAGTATAAATTGATTAGATAATTATGCAAGAGATACCTTTAGATAATGAACAAATCGAAAAAATTGATTACTAATTCGCAAAGGAGCAGACCTGATGAAGAAAAAAGACATTCGCTATTATCGAACTCGCAAGAATATTATTTCCGCGATGACTAGATTGCTTAGAAAAAATTATTTTGAACAAATCACCGTAACAACTATTTGCGAAGAAGCGCAGATAAGCAGAAGCGGTTTTTATCTGCATTATCTTGATAAGTATGATCTTGTCGAATCTTATTTGAAAGAATTCATTGATTACGCGAATGAAGTATTCCAAAAACAAAAACAAAAAGATATTGGCGCTTTTTTATTGTACATGCTGACCCACTTAAAAAATGAAGAAGAGCTGCTCTCCTTGCTGCTGTCAAAACATGGTTCAGTTGAGATCCAGGATAAAATCAAACAGATCATGCGGGAAAATGCCAGAAAAAATATCCTGCCTTACCTTACTTTAACTCTTCAAAACGAAATAGAGGAACGATATACATTGGCTTTTTTAAGTAATGCGTTATTGGGGACCTTTCAAGAATGGATCAACTCTGGCCAAAAAGAAACGCCAGAGCAGATGATGCAAATAATCAGACGTCTGATCGGCTATGATTT is part of the Enterococcus mediterraneensis genome and harbors:
- a CDS encoding DUF1269 domain-containing protein, with translation MTKRVIVMNFEVESQAYQAFSEIKKIAMRGEIKGEQMAVVTHSADGDHNFKIDDFLDFTGSNKTSRGGLIGMLVGILGGPLGILLGWFGGSMIGATQDAKEIKDAQNVFEYLITQIGEGQTGLILIADEEDNRPINQVIINELGGGVTRLDLDEVEEEVKKAQEVEKKTQENAQKDWDAEHEQNTSAPEVGPEKKQENDE
- the obgE gene encoding GTPase ObgE, which codes for MSMFLDQVTIDVKAGKGGDGMVAFRREKYVPDGGPAGGDGGQGGDVILVVDEGLRTLMDFRYNRHFKAQPGENGMSKGMHGRGAEDTVVKVPPGTTVRDADTGALLGDLITDGQTLVVAKGGRGGRGNTRFASPKNPAPELAENGEPGQERKIELELKVLADVGLVGFPSVGKSTLLSVISSARPKIGAYHFTTLVPNLGMVTTSDGRSYAVADLPGLIEGASQGVGLGTQFLRHIERTRVILHVIDMSGIEGRDPYEDYLAINKELASHNLRLMERPQIIVANKMDMPDSEENLQKFKEQIAKEKTDEYADDLPIFPISSVTRKGIDALLNATADLLEVTPEFPLYEDEMEEDAVHYGFTADAPEFEISREPDASWVLSGAKIEKLFQMTNFDHDETVMRFARQLRGLGVDEALRARGAKDGDIIRIGNFEFEFVE
- a CDS encoding DUF421 domain-containing protein; translated protein: MFGMIALKLVVGLLGLLLVVRLIGKKSLSEITPFDLIYTLVLGGILEESLYDDKVNIGHLLLALALWAVMIYIIEQVVQKNERINRWIKGEAAVLVKNGVLNLKEISKNHIEMEQLREMLRQAECFSLENAKHVVLENAGQISVLKESEDNKVMTILLVDQGNIQKKVLQTHGLKESWLREKLKEEGHTNLKDIVYVEWSEERGFYVVTKSETEHRIYRIDG
- the gap gene encoding type I glyceraldehyde-3-phosphate dehydrogenase → MTVKVGINGFGRIGRLAFRRIKEVSDDIEVVAINDLTSPVMLAQLLQFDSTHGTYPGTVTATDNSIIVDGEETRVYAEPDASKIPWAKENGVDIVLECTGFYTSKEKAQAHLDAGVKRVVISAPAGQMKTIVYNVNDDTLTADDQIISAGSCTTNCLAPMAYFLNKEFGIEVGTMTTIHAYTSTQMLLDGPVRGGNLRAARSAADNTIPHSTGAAKAIGLVIPELNGKLQGHAQRVPVVDGSLTELVSILKKKVTADEVNEAMKKYTVDNPSFGYDDRQIVSSDVIGTTAGSIYDPTQTEVTAAGDFQLVKTVAWYDNEYGFTCQMIRLLEKFANL
- a CDS encoding alpha/beta hydrolase produces the protein MKRIYKIIGIVIVLLIIGLGFAGNYFYNYAVVPSEKDFLSPKAEAAEKKDPWFDGKTRENWYQVSSDDLKLRAIYLPAEKDQNKTAILAHGYMGEAEEMKDYAKMYHDMGYNVLIPDARGHGKSEGDYIGFGWPERKDYVGWINEVLKKNGNNEEITLFGVSMGAATVMMTSGEKLPKNVVSIVEDCGYSSAKAELTYQYNELFDLPDFPLMEVTSLITKLRAGYFFEDADVLKQLKKNKVPMLFIHGDKDTFVPTSMLAQVYQATDAPKEKWVVHGAEHAKSFSVDPSAYKEKVQSFLEKY
- a CDS encoding NUDIX hydrolase, whose amino-acid sequence is MDEKKIALLLSKLQGIAQTGLTYGKDVFDSERYTQILQVTTELTQSLTDLPAEKIRYYMETDEGYATPKVDIRAVIFSEDRLLLVKEKSDGTWALPGGWADIGYSPFEIAEKEVLEEANIHCCAQRLLAVKDKSKHDYPASLTYVYKFFILCQPQEHQIPKEFETIETSAAGFFSEAEIQELPLSRARNTESDFAMIFADHREIQETFCD
- a CDS encoding DUF871 domain-containing protein, coding for MGKLGISIYPERSTFEKDKAYLDLAHKYGFKRVFTSLLQIKDDKEKVLAEFKKVVDYANQLDMEVMVDINPALFDQLDISYDDLSFFKDMGADGVRLDVGFTGAEEARMTRNPYGIKIEINMSSGTNYLDNIMSYSPNTNQLLGSHNFYPHRYSGLSYDHFVYCSKKFRKYNINTMAFVNSHDATFGPWPTQDGLCSLEDHRDLEIATQVKHLVLTGLIDDITIGNAYASEAEMKAMAEAFNAPYPTLKVDVADDITENERVCLFDNLHSYRGDRSEYILRSTMTRVYYKDKEFPPHNTKDMTHGDVLIDNVEYGQYKGETQIALKDMKNDGRVNVVGRISDDELFLLDFIKPWSNFKLVENK
- a CDS encoding peptidylprolyl isomerase; protein product: MKTKQWLTIGSIAAALLLSACGNTATNSSESSTTEQTTSSSVDFSSLKLPQLNNEAAENEDLIEMETTAGSMKIKLFPDLAPKAVENFITHAKEGYYDGLTFHRTVEDFMIQGGDPKGDGTGGESIWGEGFGTEISDELYHIRGALSMAQSSQPNSIGSQFFIVQNHDDMSKGLAKQFTPEKIIEAYKKGGAPSLDGQYTVFGQVVEGLDIVDKIAEAETTGEANSMGEDSTPKDPVKIKSIKILQEAK
- the fabZ gene encoding 3-hydroxyacyl-ACP dehydratase FabZ is translated as MEKYLSEVEVMELIPNRYPIFYIDYVDALEPGKKIIATKNVTMNEDFFQGHFPGNPVMPGALILETLAQAGSILILKSEEFLGRTAYIGGINKAKFRRKVTPGDVMKLMFEITKIKGNVGTANAVATVEGEKAAECEFTFIVGDQR
- the fabI gene encoding enoyl-ACP reductase FabI produces the protein MSFLSGKKIVVMGVANKRSIAWGCAQALRQQGAEVIYTYQNERMKKSLEKLLEENEFTVECDVASDESIQQAFETIKDYAGEIHGIVHAIAYANKDDLSGDVTAITREGYQLAQDISAYSLIAVTRYAQPILAENSGIVTMSYLGAQRAVPNYNMMGIAKAALEAEVRYLAAELSPKNIRVNAISAGAIKTLAVTGVKDYQKLIQLSEDRTPDHVGVTIEEVGNSCAFLVSPLSSGIIGEVIYVDKGVHLS
- a CDS encoding ABC transporter permease, encoding MIRFKAIVIRVIKELVRDKRTLALMLIAPVFILTLMNVVFDTNSDIHVKIGIDETVPTSLVENFPSDIKTKKYNNQESAKEMIKADDLDAYITRNDSELKVTYENEDPSTTAQIKSLIQQSLTADRLKEMSAEIQKNAQQNHASSTIPSFTIKNTYVYGDKDSTFFDKISPILIGFFVFFFVFLVSGIALLRERTSGTLERLLATPVKRSEIVFGYMVGYGIFAIVQTLLIVFYAIYVLDLQIVGDLWLVLLTNSLITLTALAMGIFVSTFANSEFQMVQFIPVVVIPQLFFSGLIPLDTMNDWIKNIAFIFPLSYAGRAMTNIMIKGQGIAAIWQDLAVLVLFILFFTLLNITGLKRYRKV